Proteins from a single region of Rhizobium leguminosarum bv. trifolii WSM1325:
- a CDS encoding short-chain dehydrogenase/reductase SDR (PFAM: short-chain dehydrogenase/reductase SDR; NAD-dependent epimerase/dehydratase~KEGG: rec:RHECIAT_PC0000931 putative 3-alpha-hydroxysteroid dehydrogenase protein), with amino-acid sequence MLFGKTILVTGVASGIGARTAELAGQMGAEVIGVDVREPASGSAAFIKGDLSTASGVAEIVAQLPVRLDALANVAGLSGNTGVVSTLAVNFYGLRALSEAVAPRLREGGAIVNVASIAGYGWRANLERAKSLTSIEGFPEVAMLVAEHGLKDEEAYPLSKELLLLWTMRAAHQPLFKNRGIRVNAVSPGPVETPILKQFRAVLGDARVDSDITRVGRAGTSADIAPAVLFLCSDGARWINGANIAVDGGLEASINAEVLGF; translated from the coding sequence ATGCTTTTTGGTAAAACGATCCTGGTGACCGGCGTGGCTTCCGGCATCGGCGCCCGCACGGCGGAGCTGGCCGGCCAGATGGGCGCCGAGGTCATCGGCGTCGATGTGCGCGAGCCTGCCAGCGGAAGTGCCGCTTTCATCAAGGGTGATCTGTCGACTGCATCAGGCGTAGCCGAGATCGTCGCGCAGCTCCCAGTGCGCCTCGACGCACTCGCCAATGTCGCCGGCCTTTCCGGCAACACAGGTGTCGTCTCGACGCTCGCCGTCAATTTCTATGGCCTTCGCGCCCTGTCGGAAGCCGTGGCGCCCCGCCTGCGCGAAGGTGGGGCCATCGTCAACGTCGCCTCGATCGCCGGCTACGGCTGGCGCGCCAACCTCGAGCGGGCAAAGTCGCTGACATCAATCGAAGGCTTTCCCGAAGTGGCGATGCTCGTCGCCGAACACGGCCTCAAGGATGAGGAAGCCTACCCGCTCTCCAAGGAGCTGCTGCTGCTTTGGACCATGCGGGCGGCCCATCAGCCGCTGTTCAAGAACCGCGGCATCCGGGTGAATGCGGTCAGCCCCGGGCCGGTGGAAACGCCGATCCTCAAGCAGTTCCGCGCCGTGCTCGGCGACGCCAGGGTTGATAGTGACATCACCCGCGTCGGCCGCGCCGGCACCTCCGCCGATATCGCCCCCGCCGTGCTCTTCCTCTGCTCGGATGGCGCACGCTGGATCAACGGCGCCAACATTGCCGTCGACGGCGGCCTCGAAGCTTCCATCAACGCCGAAGTCCTCGGCTTCTAG
- a CDS encoding conserved hypothetical protein (KEGG: rec:RHECIAT_PC0000608 hypothetical protein): MTQLSNARASFFELIVLIGLGVAVSAPAASAGQNQCAGRASDIIRLAYPGAKNADDAFLFGGATITLPTDDNVDGDPRRVNCRIWPAQPQLTLVAVPLMTEQSDSENEGDIELLVVDSTNLHVKQRLRLQGLMSDDAIHVESVAFDTARYQLAPGKTAFGLRVTLEGSSRANPFGETTLWLFSVDADGLKPVLDNIVVSENHGEWDTACAGEFDETTRTLSMGSPAKGVFADIVVAEKTTTSVATVGKDGDCQSEDKTTIGKHRLRYDGSKYIVPKDLKRDE, translated from the coding sequence TTGACGCAGCTTTCGAACGCCCGCGCTTCATTCTTCGAACTGATCGTTCTGATCGGACTCGGCGTTGCTGTCAGCGCTCCAGCGGCATCGGCGGGCCAGAACCAATGCGCCGGCCGCGCCTCAGACATCATCCGTCTTGCCTATCCGGGTGCCAAAAACGCCGACGACGCTTTTCTGTTTGGGGGCGCAACCATCACATTGCCGACAGACGACAATGTCGACGGCGATCCGCGTCGGGTGAATTGCCGGATCTGGCCAGCTCAACCGCAACTGACCCTTGTTGCTGTCCCCTTGATGACAGAGCAGTCGGATTCGGAAAACGAGGGGGACATCGAACTGCTCGTGGTCGACAGCACCAATCTTCATGTAAAGCAGCGCCTGCGTCTTCAGGGACTTATGTCCGACGATGCCATTCATGTAGAAAGCGTCGCCTTCGATACCGCACGTTATCAACTCGCTCCTGGGAAAACGGCTTTTGGATTGCGTGTTACGCTGGAAGGTAGTTCGCGCGCCAATCCATTCGGCGAAACGACCTTATGGCTCTTCTCAGTTGACGCTGATGGGCTGAAGCCGGTTCTCGACAATATTGTCGTCAGCGAGAACCACGGAGAATGGGATACCGCCTGTGCCGGTGAGTTTGATGAAACCACGCGCACGCTTTCAATGGGTTCACCAGCAAAAGGCGTGTTTGCCGATATAGTCGTAGCCGAAAAAACGACCACTTCCGTTGCCACTGTCGGAAAGGATGGTGATTGCCAGAGCGAAGATAAAACGACGATTGGCAAACACCGGCTGCGTTACGACGGATCGAAATATATCGTTCCCAAAGATCTGAAGCGCGATGAGTAA
- a CDS encoding Aldehyde Dehydrogenase (PFAM: Aldehyde Dehydrogenase~KEGG: rec:RHECIAT_PC0000932 putative salicylaldehyde dehydrogenase protein), whose amino-acid sequence MNISLLINGADRAASGGRTFDRIDPFTEKLASRAAAASLDDAAAAVEAAAAAFGAWSKTGPGQRRAILMKAADIMDSKVGEFTRLMIEETGSTAPWAGFNVMLAANILREAGAMTTQISGEIIPSDKPGTLAMGVRQAAGVCLAIAPWNAPVILATRAIAMPIACGNTVVLKASEQCPGTHRLIATALTEAGLPAGVINVLTNAPEDAPEIVAALIAHPAVKRVNFTGSTKVGKIIAETCGRYLKPALLELGGKAPLVILDDADIDGAVNAAIFGAFMHQGQICMSTERIIVDETIADQFVAKLAARASQLPAGDPRGHVVLGSLISLDAAKKMEELIADATAKGAKLVAGGKRSGTVVEATLLDHVTPEMRVYAEESFGPVKPIIRVTSEEEAIRIANDTEYGLSSAVFSRNVQRAMAVAARIESGICHINGPTVNDEAQMPFGGVKGSGYGRFGGKAAIAEFTDLRWITVEDSAQHYPF is encoded by the coding sequence ATGAATATTTCCCTCCTCATAAACGGCGCCGACCGCGCGGCCTCCGGCGGCCGGACCTTTGATCGCATCGATCCCTTCACCGAGAAGCTCGCAAGCCGCGCCGCCGCGGCAAGCCTGGATGATGCGGCCGCTGCCGTCGAAGCCGCCGCCGCTGCCTTCGGCGCCTGGTCGAAGACCGGCCCCGGCCAGCGCCGCGCGATCCTGATGAAGGCTGCCGATATCATGGATTCCAAAGTCGGCGAGTTTACCCGGCTGATGATCGAGGAGACCGGCTCAACCGCACCCTGGGCCGGCTTCAATGTCATGCTCGCCGCCAACATCCTGCGCGAGGCCGGCGCCATGACGACGCAGATATCAGGCGAAATCATCCCTTCCGATAAGCCGGGCACGCTCGCCATGGGTGTTCGCCAGGCCGCCGGCGTCTGCCTGGCGATCGCTCCCTGGAACGCGCCGGTCATCCTCGCCACCCGCGCCATCGCCATGCCGATCGCCTGCGGCAATACCGTCGTGCTCAAGGCCTCGGAACAATGCCCCGGCACGCATAGGCTGATCGCCACCGCGCTGACCGAAGCCGGCCTGCCGGCCGGCGTCATCAACGTCCTCACCAACGCGCCGGAAGATGCGCCCGAGATCGTCGCCGCGCTGATTGCCCATCCGGCCGTCAAGCGCGTGAACTTCACCGGGTCGACCAAGGTCGGCAAGATCATCGCCGAGACCTGCGGCAGGTATCTCAAACCCGCCCTTCTTGAGCTCGGCGGCAAGGCACCGCTGGTCATCCTCGACGACGCCGATATCGACGGTGCCGTCAATGCCGCCATTTTCGGCGCCTTCATGCATCAGGGCCAGATCTGCATGTCGACCGAGCGGATCATCGTCGACGAGACGATCGCCGATCAGTTCGTCGCCAAACTGGCCGCCCGCGCCAGCCAGCTGCCGGCCGGCGACCCACGTGGCCACGTCGTTCTCGGCTCGCTGATCAGCCTCGATGCGGCGAAGAAAATGGAGGAGCTGATCGCCGATGCGACGGCCAAGGGGGCAAAACTCGTGGCCGGCGGCAAACGCTCGGGCACCGTGGTCGAGGCGACGCTGCTTGATCATGTCACGCCCGAGATGCGCGTCTATGCAGAAGAATCCTTCGGCCCGGTCAAGCCGATCATTCGCGTTACCAGTGAGGAAGAAGCCATCCGCATCGCCAACGACACCGAATACGGCCTGTCATCCGCCGTCTTCAGCCGCAATGTCCAGCGGGCAATGGCGGTTGCGGCGCGGATCGAATCCGGCATCTGCCACATCAATGGCCCGACGGTAAACGACGAGGCGCAAATGCCCTTCGGCGGCGTCAAGGGCAGCGGCTACGGCCGCTTCGGCGGCAAGGCGGCAATCGCTGAATTCACCGACCTGCGCTGGATCACGGTCGAGGATTCCGCCCAGCACTATCCTTTCTGA
- a CDS encoding protein of unknown function DUF488 (PFAM: protein of unknown function DUF488~KEGG: rec:RHECIAT_PC0000611 hypothetical protein), giving the protein MSLHLKRIYEPKDDKDGTRILIDRLWPRGLSKQDAAVDIWLKDIAPSPALRRWFGHDPAKWTEFQRRYQNELEKNPSSVEELKRQIRQEDVTLLYAAKDMAHNHAIVLQRFLGKD; this is encoded by the coding sequence ATGTCCTTGCACCTCAAACGAATCTACGAGCCGAAAGACGACAAGGACGGCACGCGCATCCTGATCGACCGGCTATGGCCGCGCGGGTTGAGCAAGCAAGATGCGGCAGTCGATATCTGGCTGAAGGATATCGCACCAAGCCCGGCGCTGCGCCGATGGTTCGGCCATGATCCGGCCAAATGGACCGAGTTCCAGCGCCGGTATCAAAACGAGCTGGAGAAAAATCCATCCTCCGTCGAGGAGTTGAAACGCCAGATCCGACAAGAGGACGTGACGCTTCTCTACGCTGCAAAAGACATGGCCCACAATCATGCCATCGTGCTTCAGCGCTTCCTCGGCAAAGACTGA